The nucleotide sequence GAGTGCCAATTCCTGAATCTTTATGTAATCTTTTGCAAAATCGGCAACATGTTCATCATACCGATTGGTGATTTTCATGATTTTGTATTTGGGAGCACCTCCCCTGGGATCATTCTCTAGAATAGGCATGGAAATTTCATTGTCCTTTATGTCCCTCACTTGATTATAAAGCGATGGTTCCATTTTGGTAAGCTCAAATCGGGAGCTATAATCCTGTGGATTTCTTAACAAACCTCCATCAAATTTGGTTTCCTTTTCATCGGAAAAATTTAAAGCTGCAGCAGCAAAGGTAAATTTACCATCCAATACCCCTTTTCTAATGCTATCCAATTCCTTCTTTGCATCATCCAATTCCTTTTGGGATATCTCCGGAGATATAAGAATATGTCTTAGATCCAGCTCACGGCCCCTAATTTTTTCGACATATATAATGTGGTAACCAAAATCGGTTTCGAAGGGGTCAGAAATCTCACCTTCCCTTAAACTAAAAGCCACATCCTTAAATTCCTTAACAAATGGGGTCTCTCGGGTCATACTGTAAAATCCACCCTTGGATTTGGATCCAGGATCTTGGGAATACAAAATAGCCTTCACACTAAAGCTAGCATCATTTTCCTCAATATCTGCCTTGATTTCATTTAGTTTATCTATTACCTTTTGCTTTTCTTCATCGGAAGCCTTGGGTTGCTTTACTATTTGGGCAATTTCCAACTCCGCACCAAAAACAGGTCTTTCATCTTCCGGAATCTTATTAAAGAACTGCCTAACTTCCTCTGGGGTAATCTCTATTTCCGAAACAATTTTGTTCTGCATTTTTTCGGAAAGCATTCTTAGCTTGTTGATCTTGTACAGTTCTTCACGAAAACTGGCCTCATCATCCTTTTTATAATAATTCAAGACCTTTTCCATAGAACCTATCTGGGAGACCAGTTGTTGTAACTGCCGATCCCCTTGGGCATTTACCTCATCATCAGAAACCAAAATACTGTCTTGAACAGCCTGATGCGCATACAAACGATCTTCCATTAACTTACCCAAAAGACCGCATCTTGTAACGTCGGCAGTGGAGGCCCCTTGGCTTTTAAGATCTATCAAAGTTTTTTCTATATCTGATTCCAAGATTACATAGTCGCCCACTACGGCAGCTATCCCGTCCAGTTTTATCCTTTTAAAATTGTTTACGGAATCGTTCTTGGAGATCATAGATTCCTCTACAATTACCTCTTGCGGTTCTACCTGGGTATCTGGAAGATTTTCGGATTCCTGTGCACTCATTATCCCTGTCAACAATAAAATAGAAAGGGAAAAACCTGTTTTAATTACCTTGTTCATAAA is from Arenibacter algicola and encodes:
- a CDS encoding peptidylprolyl isomerase; protein product: MNKVIKTGFSLSILLLTGIMSAQESENLPDTQVEPQEVIVEESMISKNDSVNNFKRIKLDGIAAVVGDYVILESDIEKTLIDLKSQGASTADVTRCGLLGKLMEDRLYAHQAVQDSILVSDDEVNAQGDRQLQQLVSQIGSMEKVLNYYKKDDEASFREELYKINKLRMLSEKMQNKIVSEIEITPEEVRQFFNKIPEDERPVFGAELEIAQIVKQPKASDEEKQKVIDKLNEIKADIEENDASFSVKAILYSQDPGSKSKGGFYSMTRETPFVKEFKDVAFSLREGEISDPFETDFGYHIIYVEKIRGRELDLRHILISPEISQKELDDAKKELDSIRKGVLDGKFTFAAAALNFSDEKETKFDGGLLRNPQDYSSRFELTKMEPSLYNQVRDIKDNEISMPILENDPRGGAPKYKIMKITNRYDEHVADFAKDYIKIQELALREKQYNAIKKWMDEHIEDTYVSVNSANKDCDFANNWVKE